A region of Alteromonadaceae bacterium 2753L.S.0a.02 DNA encodes the following proteins:
- a CDS encoding Na+-transporting NADH:ubiquinone oxidoreductase subunit A, translated as MIKIRRGLDLPITGEPRQSIEDGPSIRSVAVIGFDYHGMKPTMAVQVGDKVKKGQLLFTDKKTEGVCYTAPAAGTVSAVNRGYQRVLQSVVIDVEGDEAEIFDTYAEGDLVKLARQQVVDNLVKSGLWTALRTRPFSKVPALDGTPSAIFVSLMDTNPLAADPTLVVNEQSQSFINGLTVLSKLTEGKVFVCHKPGISVPQAACATYETFDGVHPAGNVGTHIHYLAPVSAERFVWSVGYQDVIAIGDLFTTGTLNNSRVVSLAGPQIENPRLVRTILGASLDELTAGQMKSGENRIVSGSVFGGRNAYGPTAFLGRYHNQITVLLEGRERPFVHFMVPGFNRFSALPIYISNLMKGKKYSFTTSCNGSERAMVPTGSYEEVMPLDILPTHLLRALIVGDTEMAQKLGCLELDEEDLALCTFVCSGKYEYGPILRDNLSRIEKEG; from the coding sequence ATGATCAAGATCCGTCGCGGATTGGATTTACCTATAACCGGGGAACCCCGGCAATCCATTGAAGATGGCCCTTCGATTCGCTCTGTCGCTGTTATTGGGTTTGATTACCACGGTATGAAACCAACGATGGCTGTGCAGGTCGGCGATAAGGTTAAAAAAGGGCAACTCCTGTTCACTGATAAAAAAACAGAAGGCGTGTGTTATACAGCACCTGCAGCGGGCACGGTTTCGGCCGTGAACCGTGGCTACCAGCGTGTACTGCAATCGGTGGTTATCGATGTTGAAGGCGATGAAGCTGAAATATTCGATACTTACGCCGAAGGCGATCTGGTCAAGCTGGCTCGACAGCAGGTGGTCGATAACCTTGTGAAGTCCGGGCTCTGGACTGCACTGCGCACTCGCCCTTTCAGCAAGGTACCCGCACTGGATGGCACCCCTAGTGCGATCTTCGTCAGCCTTATGGATACCAATCCTTTGGCTGCCGACCCGACACTGGTGGTTAACGAACAGTCGCAAAGCTTTATCAATGGCCTCACCGTTCTGAGTAAATTGACCGAAGGTAAGGTATTCGTATGCCACAAACCGGGTATCAGTGTGCCTCAAGCGGCCTGCGCGACCTATGAAACCTTCGATGGGGTTCATCCTGCCGGTAATGTGGGAACCCATATCCATTACCTCGCACCAGTTAGCGCCGAGCGATTTGTTTGGTCCGTTGGCTATCAGGACGTGATTGCGATTGGCGATCTGTTTACCACAGGGACGCTTAACAATAGCCGTGTGGTGTCGCTGGCTGGTCCGCAAATTGAAAATCCACGTTTGGTACGAACCATTCTGGGTGCCAGCCTCGACGAGCTCACAGCCGGGCAAATGAAATCGGGTGAAAACCGCATTGTGTCTGGTTCCGTGTTCGGCGGTCGTAACGCCTACGGCCCAACGGCATTTCTAGGTCGTTATCACAACCAGATTACCGTGTTGTTGGAAGGACGCGAACGTCCCTTCGTTCACTTTATGGTGCCCGGGTTCAACCGTTTTTCTGCGTTGCCAATTTATATTTCCAACTTAATGAAAGGCAAGAAGTACAGCTTTACCACCTCTTGTAATGGCAGTGAGCGGGCGATGGTACCTACCGGATCGTACGAGGAGGTAATGCCGTTGGATATTTTACCAACGCATTTGCTGCGTGCGCTGATTGTGGGCGATACCGAAATGGCTCAAAAATTGGGCTGTCTTGAATTGGATGAAGAGGACCTCGCTTTGTGCACCTTTGTATGTTCAGGTAAATATGAATATGGCCCGATTCTTCGTGATAATTTATCGCGCATTGAGAAGGAGGGCTAA
- a CDS encoding Na+-transporting NADH:ubiquinone oxidoreductase subunit B — translation MKVLRNFLDSLEPHFHKGGKLEKWYALYEAADTIFYQPNDVTKTTAHVRDGIDLKRVMITVWLCVFPAMFYGMYNVGWQANTILADMGATGIDGWHGAIISLLAGHDPSSIWDNLIYGAVFFLPIYLVVFAVGGFWEVLFAMKRGHEINEGFFVTSILFALTCPPSIPLWQAALGISFGVVLGKEVFGGTGKNFLNPALTGRAFLFFAYPASMSGDAVWTAVDGYTGATALSVAAQQGMDALYSHMSWLDAFFGKMQGSIGETSTLALLLGGAVLLITRIAAMRIVLGVIIGTILTTLLYNAVGNADSNPMFAMPFWWHMVLGGYAFGLFFMATDPVSASMTNAGKWWFGGLIGFMVITIRVVNPAFPEGMMLAILFGNLFAPLIDHFVVQSNIKRRLARG, via the coding sequence GTGAAAGTATTACGTAATTTTCTGGATAGCCTGGAACCTCATTTTCACAAGGGCGGTAAGCTCGAAAAATGGTACGCGCTCTACGAAGCAGCCGACACCATTTTTTACCAACCCAACGACGTAACAAAAACTACGGCACACGTGCGTGATGGTATCGACCTGAAAAGGGTAATGATTACTGTGTGGTTATGTGTGTTTCCCGCCATGTTCTACGGCATGTACAACGTTGGTTGGCAAGCAAACACGATTCTCGCCGATATGGGCGCTACCGGTATCGATGGTTGGCATGGTGCAATCATTAGCTTGCTGGCTGGTCACGACCCTAGCAGCATTTGGGACAACCTCATTTACGGTGCTGTGTTTTTCCTCCCCATCTATTTGGTGGTATTCGCAGTAGGTGGTTTCTGGGAAGTATTGTTCGCGATGAAGCGTGGCCACGAAATTAACGAAGGTTTTTTCGTGACTTCTATCCTGTTCGCGCTGACCTGCCCACCAAGCATTCCACTGTGGCAGGCCGCTTTGGGCATTAGTTTTGGCGTGGTGCTGGGTAAAGAAGTCTTTGGTGGCACTGGTAAAAATTTCTTAAACCCGGCGCTTACCGGCCGAGCCTTCCTGTTCTTCGCTTATCCGGCCTCTATGTCGGGTGACGCTGTTTGGACCGCAGTTGACGGCTACACCGGTGCTACGGCGCTTTCGGTTGCCGCCCAACAAGGTATGGATGCGCTTTACTCGCATATGAGCTGGCTCGATGCTTTCTTTGGCAAAATGCAGGGTTCCATTGGTGAAACTTCAACTCTGGCTCTGTTGCTTGGCGGTGCGGTACTACTGATTACCCGAATCGCAGCGATGCGCATCGTATTGGGTGTCATTATTGGCACTATCCTCACAACGCTGTTGTACAACGCCGTGGGTAATGCAGATTCCAACCCCATGTTCGCCATGCCTTTCTGGTGGCACATGGTTCTCGGTGGTTATGCATTCGGATTGTTCTTTATGGCAACCGACCCGGTTTCTGCCTCCATGACCAATGCTGGTAAATGGTGGTTTGGTGGATTGATTGGTTTTATGGTGATTACCATTCGTGTGGTTAACCCGGCCTTCCCCGAAGGCATGATGTTGGCCATTCTCTTCGGTAACTTGTTTGCACCGCTGATCGACCACTTTGTTGTTCAATCAAACATCAAGCGGAGGTTAGCACGTGGCTAA
- a CDS encoding Na+-transporting NADH:ubiquinone oxidoreductase subunit C, producing the protein MANNDTIKKTITVALLLCIVCSVVVSTASVVLKPAQIANKQIDFKRNILAAAGLLDPSKSVEEQFSQVETKIVDLETGKFTSEIDPKSFDQRKSVKDPKLSDALPGEEDIAGLSRREKYAKVYLVKDSGGLKTVILPISGYGLWGTLYGFLAIEADMNTVVGLGYYDHKETPGLGAEVDNPHWKSLWQGKKLYSADGSVAISIIKGSVGPGTPDAEHKVDGLSGATLTSVGVDHMMKFWLGENGYKPFLDNLKAGEA; encoded by the coding sequence GTGGCTAATAACGATACGATTAAGAAAACCATAACGGTTGCTCTGCTGCTGTGTATCGTGTGCTCAGTAGTTGTTTCCACCGCATCTGTGGTACTCAAACCTGCCCAGATCGCCAACAAGCAAATTGATTTCAAGCGCAATATTTTGGCGGCTGCCGGGTTGCTCGACCCCAGTAAGAGTGTGGAAGAGCAGTTTTCTCAGGTCGAAACCAAAATTGTCGATCTGGAAACAGGCAAATTCACCAGCGAGATAGACCCTAAATCATTTGATCAGCGAAAGTCTGTAAAAGATCCGAAACTATCCGATGCATTACCGGGTGAAGAAGATATCGCTGGGCTTTCTCGCCGTGAGAAATACGCCAAGGTTTATTTGGTGAAAGACAGCGGCGGCTTGAAAACTGTAATACTGCCAATTTCTGGTTACGGTTTGTGGGGTACGCTTTACGGCTTCCTTGCCATTGAAGCAGATATGAACACCGTTGTTGGTTTGGGGTATTACGATCACAAAGAAACTCCAGGGCTGGGTGCCGAAGTGGATAACCCACATTGGAAGTCTTTATGGCAGGGTAAAAAACTCTACAGCGCCGATGGTTCAGTGGCGATCTCCATTATCAAAGGCAGTGTTGGCCCGGGTACACCCGATGCCGAGCACAAAGTTGATGGATTGTCAGGCGCAACCTTAACCAGTGTTGGTGTAGATCACATGATGAAATTTTGGTTGGGTGAGAACGGTTACAAGCCGTTTCTCGATAACCTGAAGGCGGGGGAGGCCTAA
- a CDS encoding Na+-transporting NADH:ubiquinone oxidoreductase subunit D, with protein MKVKELLFKPILDNNPIGLQILGICSALAVTSSMKVTLVMCIALTVVTTFSNFFVSIIRNQIPSNIRIIAQMTVIASLVILVDQVLKAVAYDISKQLSVFVGLIITNCIVMGRAEAFAMKNPPVASALDGFGNGLGYSAMLIALAVVRELFGAGALFGVEIMKTVNNGGWYVPNGILLLPPSAFFLIGLYIWAIRSFKKEQEEKAEFKIAPNSKAQEAV; from the coding sequence ATGAAAGTTAAAGAGCTTTTATTTAAGCCAATTCTCGACAATAACCCCATCGGTTTACAGATTCTTGGTATTTGTTCAGCGTTGGCGGTTACGAGCAGTATGAAAGTGACCTTGGTAATGTGCATTGCACTTACCGTGGTAACCACATTCTCAAATTTTTTCGTGTCGATTATTCGAAACCAGATTCCTAGTAACATTCGAATTATTGCGCAGATGACTGTTATCGCTTCCTTGGTAATTTTGGTTGATCAGGTATTGAAAGCTGTTGCTTACGATATCAGTAAACAACTTTCGGTATTTGTTGGTTTGATTATTACCAACTGTATCGTTATGGGACGTGCTGAAGCATTTGCCATGAAAAACCCTCCAGTTGCCAGTGCACTCGATGGTTTTGGAAATGGTTTGGGTTACAGCGCCATGTTGATTGCCTTGGCGGTGGTGCGCGAACTTTTCGGCGCGGGCGCACTGTTTGGTGTGGAAATTATGAAGACTGTAAACAACGGCGGTTGGTATGTGCCTAACGGTATTTTATTGCTACCGCCCAGCGCCTTCTTCCTGATCGGCTTGTACATATGGGCGATCCGATCCTTTAAGAAAGAACAGGAAGAAAAAGCAGAGTTTAAAATTGCGCCCAATTCTAAAGCGCAGGAGGCAGTGTAA
- a CDS encoding Na+-transporting NADH:ubiquinone oxidoreductase subunit E: MADLIALFVRSVFIENMALAFFLGMCTFLAVSKKVDAAIGLGIAVVVVQTITVPVNNLLYTYFLAEGALAWAGLPQVDLSFLGLITYIGVIAALVQILEMFLDKYVPALYNALGVFLPLITVNCAILGGSLFMVERDYSFPESVVFGAGSGVGWALAITALAGIREKMKYSDVPKGLEGLGITFIVVGLMSLGFMSFGGISL, from the coding sequence ATGGCCGATTTGATTGCATTATTTGTTCGCTCCGTATTTATTGAAAATATGGCGCTGGCGTTCTTCCTGGGTATGTGTACTTTTTTGGCAGTGTCCAAAAAAGTTGATGCCGCTATCGGTTTGGGTATTGCGGTTGTTGTCGTGCAGACCATTACAGTTCCGGTAAATAACCTTCTGTACACCTATTTTCTCGCTGAAGGCGCGCTTGCCTGGGCGGGTCTGCCGCAAGTGGATCTGAGCTTTCTCGGATTGATCACCTATATTGGTGTGATTGCCGCGCTGGTACAGATTCTCGAAATGTTCCTCGATAAATACGTGCCGGCGCTCTATAACGCATTGGGCGTTTTCCTGCCGCTGATTACCGTTAACTGCGCCATTCTTGGTGGTTCGCTGTTTATGGTTGAACGCGACTACAGCTTCCCCGAGAGTGTCGTTTTCGGCGCGGGTTCCGGTGTTGGCTGGGCCTTGGCTATTACCGCACTTGCGGGAATTCGGGAAAAAATGAAGTACAGCGATGTGCCCAAAGGTCTTGAGGGGCTCGGCATTACCTTTATTGTGGTTGGTTTGATGTCGCTTGGCTTTATGTCTTTCGGCGGCATTTCACTGTAA
- a CDS encoding Na+-transporting NADH:ubiquinone oxidoreductase subunit F, whose translation MNIEIILGVVMFTVVVLALVGIILGARSKLVNSGDVSIEINGEKTITVPAGGKLLQTLAANNLFLASACGGGGTCAQCKCKVFEGGGSMLPTEESHFTKRDERDGWRLSCQVAVKQDMKIEVDEEVFGVKQWECTVESNPNVATFIKELTLRLPEGENVDFRAGGYVQLECPPHHVKYADFEIEEEYRGDWERFGFFNLESKVNEPVIRAYSMANYPEEKGVVKFNIRIATPPPGSKGIPCGQMSSFVFNLKPGDKITVYGPFGEFFAKDTDAEMVFIGGGAGMAPMRSHIFDQLRRIKTDRKMSFWYGARSLREMFYQDEYDQLADENKNFTWNVALSDPQPEDNWTGYTGFIHNVLYENYLKDHPAPEDCEFYMCGPPMMNAAVIKMLKDLGVEDDNILLDDFGG comes from the coding sequence ATGAATATTGAAATTATTCTTGGCGTAGTCATGTTCACCGTTGTGGTGCTGGCGCTGGTGGGAATTATTCTCGGCGCGCGCTCTAAGTTGGTGAACAGTGGCGATGTCAGTATTGAAATCAATGGTGAAAAAACCATTACCGTTCCGGCGGGTGGCAAGTTGTTGCAAACCCTGGCGGCTAACAATTTATTTTTGGCTTCTGCATGTGGCGGTGGCGGTACTTGTGCACAGTGTAAATGTAAAGTGTTTGAAGGTGGCGGTTCCATGTTGCCAACTGAAGAATCGCATTTTACCAAGCGCGATGAACGAGATGGCTGGCGTTTAAGCTGCCAGGTCGCCGTCAAGCAGGACATGAAAATTGAGGTTGACGAAGAAGTCTTCGGTGTTAAGCAGTGGGAATGCACCGTGGAATCCAATCCCAATGTTGCTACCTTTATCAAAGAGCTGACTCTGCGTTTGCCTGAAGGTGAAAACGTTGATTTTCGGGCTGGTGGTTATGTGCAATTGGAGTGTCCGCCACATCATGTAAAATATGCTGATTTTGAAATTGAAGAAGAGTATCGCGGCGATTGGGAACGCTTCGGGTTTTTTAACTTGGAATCCAAGGTAAACGAACCTGTTATTCGCGCCTACTCGATGGCCAATTACCCAGAAGAAAAGGGTGTTGTTAAGTTCAATATCCGTATTGCTACACCGCCTCCCGGTTCCAAGGGGATTCCCTGTGGACAGATGTCGTCTTTTGTCTTTAATTTAAAACCCGGCGATAAAATTACCGTGTACGGGCCCTTCGGCGAATTCTTTGCGAAAGATACTGATGCAGAAATGGTGTTCATTGGTGGTGGTGCTGGAATGGCGCCCATGCGATCTCACATTTTCGATCAGCTGCGACGTATAAAAACCGACCGCAAAATGTCCTTCTGGTACGGCGCGCGTTCTTTACGCGAAATGTTTTATCAGGATGAATATGACCAGCTTGCTGACGAAAACAAGAATTTTACCTGGAACGTAGCGCTCTCTGATCCACAGCCCGAAGACAACTGGACTGGCTACACAGGGTTCATTCATAACGTTCTGTACGAGAACTATCTGAAAGATCATCCTGCACCAGAAGATTGTGAATTTTATATGTGCGGGCCTCCCATGATGAACGCCGCGGTTATCAAAATGTTGAAAGATCTTGGGGTGGAAGACGACAACATTCTGTTGGATGATTTTGGAGGCTAA
- a CDS encoding thiamine biosynthesis lipoprotein translates to MFAAHRFIPTIIKASPVLLVSLCFFILSACSQQEPLRVFKLEGRTMGTTYHITAVAGVDVSVSETALQMKVDKALEDVNQVMSTYIPDSELSMLNHEPVGSPRVVSPQLFDILVLSRKISAFTEGVFDVTVGPVVNLWGFGPEEMKEKAPSEAQVQQALARVGYQHIVLDDVHQQVTRGADIYIDLSAIAKGYGADVIANLFRDEGIANYIIELGGELAISGTNPKGVPWRIGIEQPTLAQTGVMQAISIESGGIATSGDYRNYFEVDGQRYSHTINPFTGRPITHTLASITLVSRTAAEADALATALNVMGPQKGYDFAVTNGLAAYFIIREGESFITKASPEFEQYRVNL, encoded by the coding sequence ATGTTTGCAGCCCATCGCTTCATACCAACAATAATCAAAGCGAGCCCGGTATTACTGGTCTCGCTTTGTTTTTTTATATTGAGTGCCTGCAGTCAACAGGAGCCGCTACGTGTTTTTAAGCTCGAAGGGCGCACCATGGGCACTACTTACCACATCACCGCGGTTGCGGGTGTTGATGTGAGCGTTTCCGAAACAGCGCTGCAGATGAAAGTCGATAAAGCGCTTGAGGATGTCAATCAGGTTATGTCGACCTACATTCCTGATTCAGAACTGTCTATGCTCAACCACGAGCCTGTTGGCTCACCCAGGGTCGTATCACCGCAACTGTTCGATATATTGGTGCTCAGCCGAAAAATCAGTGCGTTTACCGAAGGTGTGTTTGATGTAACAGTCGGTCCGGTTGTGAATCTTTGGGGGTTTGGTCCAGAGGAGATGAAAGAAAAAGCACCTTCTGAGGCTCAGGTACAACAGGCGTTGGCGCGGGTCGGGTATCAGCACATTGTTTTAGATGATGTACATCAGCAAGTCACCCGGGGTGCCGATATTTATATAGATTTGTCGGCCATCGCTAAAGGGTACGGCGCAGATGTGATTGCAAATTTGTTTCGTGATGAAGGTATCGCGAACTATATAATTGAGCTTGGCGGCGAATTGGCTATTTCGGGGACGAACCCTAAAGGCGTCCCCTGGCGTATCGGAATAGAGCAACCCACTTTAGCGCAAACCGGCGTAATGCAGGCAATATCCATTGAAAGTGGTGGTATTGCAACCTCTGGGGATTATCGTAACTATTTTGAAGTGGATGGCCAACGTTATTCACACACCATAAACCCGTTCACCGGCAGGCCAATCACCCATACGCTGGCATCGATAACCTTAGTATCCCGCACTGCAGCGGAAGCCGACGCGCTTGCCACTGCGTTAAATGTTATGGGTCCGCAAAAAGGCTATGATTTTGCTGTGACGAATGGTCTTGCAGCTTATTTTATTATTCGCGAAGGCGAGTCTTTTATCACTAAGGCATCGCCCGAATTTGAACAATACAGGGTAAACTTATGA
- a CDS encoding NAD(P) transhydrogenase: protein MADFEYDLLVIGAGPAGESAAMAGVKNGLSVGVVEAQTLLGGNCTHKGTIPSKALRNAVKQAIAYHSHPLFRHVHDSQPLTYPRILEAASQVIPKQVELHTEFFTRNRVKVHEGMASFLAADKVEVIDSQGARDIIAAKNILISTGSRPYRPENIDFSHPRVYDSDTVLQMQHTPRTLIIFGAGVIGCEYASIFSGLGLKVDLINGRDRLLSFLDDEISDALSYHLRNNGAMVRHSEVHNNLECDDRGVTLFLKSGKRIRADALLWCNGRTGNTDKLGLEKIGLGANHRGQIKVDKNYRTDIGNIFAAGDVIGWPSLASASFDQGRSVVDAILEREVRFVENAPTGIYTIPEISSVGKTEAELTTAQVPYEVGRAFFKDTARGQISGEDVGMLKILFHVDTFEILGIHCFGAEASEIVHIGQAIMDQPGDANTIKYFANSTFNYPTMAEAYRVAALNGLNRVNRR, encoded by the coding sequence ATGGCAGATTTTGAATACGATCTTCTGGTTATTGGCGCGGGGCCTGCCGGTGAATCCGCGGCAATGGCGGGTGTAAAAAATGGTTTGAGTGTTGGTGTTGTAGAGGCTCAAACCTTGCTGGGTGGTAATTGTACCCACAAAGGTACTATTCCCTCAAAGGCCTTGCGAAATGCTGTGAAGCAAGCAATTGCGTACCATTCACATCCGCTGTTCAGGCACGTGCACGACAGCCAGCCATTGACGTATCCCAGAATTCTGGAAGCGGCATCTCAGGTAATTCCCAAACAGGTGGAGTTACACACTGAATTTTTCACACGTAACCGTGTGAAAGTGCATGAAGGTATGGCAAGCTTTTTAGCGGCAGATAAAGTTGAGGTTATCGATTCGCAGGGTGCCAGAGATATTATCGCGGCAAAAAATATATTAATTTCAACTGGCTCGCGCCCCTATCGTCCGGAAAATATCGACTTTTCTCACCCCCGTGTGTACGACAGCGATACTGTTTTGCAAATGCAACACACACCGAGAACCTTAATTATATTTGGTGCTGGTGTTATAGGATGCGAATATGCATCTATATTTTCAGGTCTGGGCTTGAAGGTCGATTTAATTAACGGTCGCGATCGCCTGTTGAGTTTTTTGGATGACGAAATTTCCGATGCCTTGAGCTATCACTTGCGCAATAACGGCGCTATGGTTCGTCACAGTGAAGTACACAATAATCTGGAATGCGATGATCGCGGTGTAACGCTGTTTTTAAAATCCGGTAAGCGTATTCGTGCCGACGCGCTGTTGTGGTGTAATGGCCGCACGGGAAACACCGATAAACTCGGTCTTGAAAAAATTGGTTTGGGTGCGAATCATCGCGGTCAGATAAAAGTGGATAAAAATTACCGCACCGACATAGGAAATATTTTTGCGGCCGGTGATGTTATTGGTTGGCCGAGCCTTGCCAGCGCCTCCTTTGATCAAGGGCGTTCCGTAGTCGACGCCATCCTTGAACGAGAAGTACGCTTTGTTGAAAATGCACCTACGGGCATTTACACCATTCCGGAAATCAGCTCTGTGGGAAAAACCGAAGCAGAACTTACTACTGCACAAGTTCCCTACGAAGTAGGGCGCGCATTTTTTAAAGATACCGCACGCGGCCAGATTAGCGGTGAAGACGTTGGCATGCTTAAAATTTTATTTCATGTCGATACCTTTGAAATTCTCGGCATCCATTGTTTTGGTGCAGAAGCTTCTGAAATTGTGCACATTGGTCAAGCAATTATGGATCAGCCGGGTGATGCCAATACCATAAAATATTTTGCCAATAGCACGTTTAATTACCCAACAATGGCAGAAGCGTACCGGGTTGCTGCGTTAAATGGATTAAACCGGGTAAATCGGCGCTAA
- a CDS encoding ADP-ribose pyrophosphatase YjhB (NUDIX family) — protein sequence MTWHAHVTVATIVERDGKFLMVEELADGEHVLNQPAGHLDPDETLFEAALRETLEETQWRVELLHVVGFTLYKSAQNGITYYRTSFAARPIELDLTQQLDTGIERAVWLNPEEINSRSAQLRSPMVLSDIQRYLNGEKFPLQSVIHL from the coding sequence ATGACCTGGCACGCCCATGTAACCGTCGCTACCATAGTGGAACGGGATGGAAAATTTTTAATGGTGGAAGAACTGGCAGATGGCGAGCATGTTCTTAATCAGCCTGCAGGCCATCTTGACCCGGATGAAACCTTATTCGAAGCCGCGCTGCGTGAAACACTGGAGGAAACCCAGTGGCGGGTAGAGTTGCTTCACGTAGTAGGTTTCACTTTGTATAAATCAGCACAGAACGGTATCACTTATTACCGTACCAGCTTTGCTGCGAGACCAATTGAATTAGACCTTACCCAACAACTCGATACCGGTATCGAGCGTGCTGTGTGGTTAAATCCCGAAGAAATTAATTCGCGCAGCGCTCAATTGCGGAGCCCCATGGTGCTGAGCGATATTCAACGTTACCTGAACGGTGAAAAATTTCCTTTGCAAAGCGTGATACATCTTTAA
- a CDS encoding 23S rRNA pseudouridine2457 synthase: MARIILINKPYNMLSQFTDSSDRETLAAIFGKSNAETAGYYPAGRLDQDSEGLLLLTDDGALQHRIADPKNKLSKTYWVQVEGECNDQAITALRDGVALKDGTTAPAKVTFLATPVLWERPVPVRTRKNIPTHWLEIEITEGKNRQIRRMTAAVNLPTLRLVRVAIGPWRIEKLQPGEFRFEEVHLPRTRKRK; encoded by the coding sequence ATGGCGAGGATTATTCTAATTAATAAACCCTACAACATGCTCAGCCAGTTTACTGATTCCAGTGATCGGGAAACGCTCGCTGCTATTTTTGGAAAATCGAACGCAGAGACTGCCGGCTACTATCCTGCGGGCCGGCTTGATCAGGATTCTGAAGGCTTATTGCTCTTAACAGACGATGGGGCCTTGCAACACCGTATAGCAGACCCTAAAAATAAATTGTCTAAAACCTACTGGGTGCAGGTTGAAGGCGAGTGCAACGACCAGGCAATAACAGCGTTGCGCGACGGAGTCGCACTTAAAGATGGCACAACCGCACCAGCCAAGGTCACATTTTTAGCAACACCTGTGCTTTGGGAAAGGCCAGTTCCCGTTCGAACAAGAAAAAACATACCAACACATTGGTTAGAAATAGAAATAACAGAGGGTAAAAATCGCCAGATAAGGCGCATGACTGCCGCAGTAAACCTGCCAACACTGCGACTGGTTCGTGTTGCAATAGGTCCGTGGCGAATTGAGAAACTTCAACCCGGTGAATTTCGTTTTGAAGAAGTTCACCTGCCTCGAACAAGGAAACGCAAATGA